In one Butyrivibrio proteoclasticus B316 genomic region, the following are encoded:
- a CDS encoding glycoside hydrolase family 43 protein: MNKDNINPITRLDYPDPDIIRVDNTYYMVSTTMYFMPGCEILRSYDLVHWEHASYVYDRLDSTPAQQLEGKENIYGQGMWAASLRYHQGIFYICFVCNDTHKTYIYQSKSINGPWEKYNLKGFYHDNSILFDDDGKIYIVSGNKEIYLQELELVEKDSVKYHDGISTFLSDDNAASPSGKIIIKDSDDVYLGYEGTHFYKINGKYYLFFIHMPKSTGKRTEAVFVSDKPQGPYIGKDVMYDDRGYRGSGVAQGGIVDTPSGKWYSILFQDSGAVGRIPVLMPVHFEYTVLGEAGLSDGSDHPGEKVLFPVFGDRGIIPDEFDIEDLNPGYEYTPLVSSDDFKLNGASLSSDYNSLPYLQASFGFKACWQFNHEPDLSLIKRDYDKGTVTITTGKLSSNLVQARNTLTQRTLFPECKCSVILDGSALNDGDYAGLCVLESNYRFIGITRQDSSYYLVLGKRDITSGGFWGERHDDEPFEELEKIKIDSPIVSLSSYICYDNNTCYPAFKPSWVAGDVADDHVVFGYKTADSSMTSQLGASYSLQFKLDHFTGTRFGLFVYSTAKAGGSATFSNWLY, encoded by the coding sequence ATGAATAAAGATAATATAAATCCTATAACCAGGCTGGACTACCCAGACCCTGACATTATCAGAGTAGATAATACTTATTATATGGTCAGCACTACCATGTACTTCATGCCTGGCTGCGAAATTCTCCGCTCCTACGATCTTGTACACTGGGAACACGCTTCCTATGTCTATGACAGGCTTGACAGCACTCCTGCTCAGCAGCTTGAGGGAAAAGAAAACATCTATGGCCAGGGTATGTGGGCAGCAAGTCTCCGTTACCACCAGGGCATTTTTTACATATGTTTTGTTTGTAACGACACCCATAAAACCTACATTTACCAGTCCAAAAGCATAAACGGTCCGTGGGAAAAATATAATCTCAAAGGTTTTTATCACGACAACTCTATTCTTTTTGATGATGATGGAAAAATCTATATTGTATCCGGCAACAAGGAAATCTATTTGCAGGAGCTGGAACTAGTAGAGAAAGACTCAGTAAAATATCATGATGGCATATCCACCTTTCTTTCTGACGATAACGCTGCCTCTCCTTCAGGAAAGATCATAATCAAAGACTCTGATGATGTATATCTTGGCTATGAAGGAACACATTTTTATAAGATCAACGGCAAATACTATCTCTTTTTCATACACATGCCAAAGTCCACAGGAAAGCGTACAGAAGCTGTATTTGTGTCTGATAAGCCGCAAGGGCCATACATAGGCAAAGATGTAATGTATGATGACAGAGGTTACAGGGGGTCAGGTGTAGCCCAAGGCGGCATTGTCGATACTCCAAGCGGAAAATGGTACAGCATATTGTTCCAGGATAGCGGCGCTGTCGGAAGAATCCCGGTTCTTATGCCTGTTCACTTTGAGTACACTGTTCTGGGCGAGGCGGGTCTTTCAGATGGCAGTGATCATCCAGGAGAAAAAGTTCTTTTCCCTGTGTTTGGTGACAGGGGGATCATTCCCGATGAATTCGATATTGAAGATTTAAATCCCGGCTATGAATACACTCCTCTTGTGTCAAGTGACGATTTTAAACTTAATGGGGCTTCACTTTCATCAGACTATAATTCTTTACCATATTTACAAGCAAGTTTTGGTTTCAAGGCCTGTTGGCAGTTTAACCATGAACCTGACTTATCTCTTATAAAAAGAGATTATGATAAAGGAACAGTTACAATTACCACCGGCAAGCTTTCTTCAAACCTTGTCCAGGCCAGAAACACTCTTACTCAGAGAACTCTTTTCCCTGAATGTAAGTGCAGCGTCATACTTGACGGATCTGCTCTTAATGATGGTGACTATGCAGGGCTGTGCGTACTTGAAAGTAACTACAGGTTTATCGGAATAACAAGACAGGACTCTTCTTATTACCTGGTCCTCGGCAAAAGAGATATCACATCCGGAGGATTCTGGGGTGAGCGCCATGACGATGAACCATTTGAGGAACTTGAGAAAATAAAGATTGATTCGCCTATCGTATCTCTGAGCTCATATATCTGTTATGACAATAATACCTGCTATCCGGCATTTAAGCCTTCCTGGGTAGCCGGCGATGTTGCTGATGACCATGTGGTCTTTGGTTACAAAACAGCAGACAGTTCCATGACTTCACAGCTTGGCGCCTCTTACAGCCTGCAGTTCAAGCTTGATCACTTTACAGGCACAAGATTTGGTCTTTTTGTTTATAGCACAGCAAAAGCCGGCGGTAGTGCTACCTTTTCCAACTGGTTGTACTAA